A window of Chloroflexota bacterium contains these coding sequences:
- a CDS encoding DsrE/DsrF/DrsH-like family protein, translating to MAEKERKRVALVASKGTLDMAYALLIIASTAASMGWEVGIFFTFYGFDIVNKRKVHRLKVASLANPAAPLPVPNILGVIPGMTAVATWMMRRMMKKQNMPTVPELLDLCRKWGVRLFACSTTMGMMSIKDEDLVEGTECAGAAAFLEYASKAQVTLFI from the coding sequence ATGGCGGAGAAAGAGCGCAAGCGGGTGGCCCTTGTCGCCTCCAAGGGGACCCTGGACATGGCTTATGCCCTGCTCATCATAGCCAGCACCGCTGCGTCCATGGGCTGGGAGGTGGGCATCTTCTTTACCTTCTATGGTTTTGACATCGTGAACAAGAGGAAGGTGCACCGGCTGAAGGTAGCCTCCCTTGCCAATCCCGCCGCCCCGCTGCCCGTGCCCAACATCCTGGGGGTCATCCCCGGGATGACGGCCGTGGCTACCTGGATGATGAGGCGGATGATGAAGAAACAGAACATGCCCACCGTCCCCGAGCTGCTGGACCTCTGCCGCAAGTGGGGGGTCCGGCTCTTCGCCTGCTCCACCACCATGGGGATGATGAGCATTAAAGACGAGGACTTGGTGGAGGGGACGGAGTGTGCCGGGGCCGCCGCTTTTCTGGAATATGCCTCCAAAGCCCAGGTGACCCTTTTCATCTAG
- a CDS encoding TrpB-like pyridoxal phosphate-dependent enzyme, producing MEATKIILTEKEMPSHWYNVLPDLPTPMPPMLHPGTKEPTRLPPPLFAAACDEQEFSKERLIEIPDEVLGVYKLWRPTPLIRARRLEKALGTPAHIYYKYEGVSPAGSHKLNTAVAQAYYNKVEGVKRLATETGAGQWGSALAMGCQFMGLKLKVYMVRVSYHQKPYRRILMETWGAQVVPSPSQDTNTGRSILAQEPDNPGSLGIAISEAVEDAATHDDTKYSIGSVVNHVLLHQTIIGQEAMLQMEKAGEYPDIIVGCVGGGSNFAGMFLPFVREKLQGKRNPRIICAEPEACPSLTRGLYRFDYGDTAGLAPIVKMYTLGHTFMPPRIHAGGLRYHGMAPIICYLYDRKLVEAVAVHQNPVFEAAVTFARTEGILSGPEPAHAIRVVIDEALKCKQTGEKKVILLAHSGHGHFDLQAYDEYLTGKLADFAYPKEKVEEALAHLPQVPG from the coding sequence ATGGAGGCAACCAAGATTATCCTCACTGAGAAGGAGATGCCCAGCCACTGGTACAATGTTCTCCCCGACCTGCCCACCCCCATGCCACCCATGCTCCACCCCGGGACCAAGGAGCCCACCAGGCTTCCCCCGCCCCTCTTTGCTGCAGCCTGTGACGAGCAGGAGTTCAGCAAGGAGCGCCTCATTGAGATCCCCGATGAGGTCCTGGGGGTCTACAAGCTATGGCGGCCCACCCCCCTCATCCGGGCCCGCAGGCTGGAGAAGGCCCTGGGCACCCCGGCCCACATCTACTACAAGTATGAGGGGGTGAGCCCGGCGGGGAGCCACAAGCTCAATACCGCCGTGGCCCAGGCCTACTACAACAAGGTTGAAGGCGTTAAGCGCCTGGCCACCGAGACAGGAGCGGGACAGTGGGGCAGTGCCCTGGCCATGGGCTGCCAGTTTATGGGCCTGAAGCTCAAGGTCTATATGGTCAGGGTGAGCTATCACCAGAAACCCTACCGCCGCATCCTGATGGAGACATGGGGTGCCCAGGTGGTCCCCAGCCCCAGCCAGGATACCAACACCGGAAGGTCTATCCTGGCCCAGGAACCGGACAACCCGGGGAGCCTGGGTATCGCCATCAGCGAGGCGGTAGAGGACGCCGCCACCCACGACGACACCAAGTACTCAATTGGCTCAGTGGTGAACCATGTCCTCCTCCACCAGACCATCATCGGGCAGGAGGCCATGCTCCAGATGGAGAAGGCGGGGGAGTATCCCGACATCATTGTGGGCTGCGTGGGCGGGGGGAGTAACTTCGCCGGGATGTTCCTGCCCTTTGTCAGGGAAAAGCTCCAGGGGAAGCGGAACCCGCGGATAATCTGCGCGGAGCCTGAGGCCTGCCCCAGCCTCACCCGCGGACTTTACCGCTTTGACTACGGTGATACTGCTGGCCTGGCCCCCATAGTGAAGATGTACACCCTGGGCCATACCTTCATGCCGCCCCGCATCCACGCGGGAGGCCTGAGGTATCACGGCATGGCCCCCATCATATGCTACCTCTACGACCGGAAACTGGTGGAGGCCGTGGCGGTGCACCAGAACCCGGTGTTTGAGGCCGCGGTGACCTTCGCCCGGACCGAGGGCATCCTCTCCGGACCGGAGCCTGCCCACGCCATCCGGGTGGTCATAGATGAGGCCCTGAAGTGCAAGCAGACGGGGGAGAAGAAGGTCATCCTCCTGGCCCACTCAGGCCACGGCCACTTTGACCTCCAGGCCTACGACGAATACCTCACCGGGAAGCTCGCAGACTTTGCCTATCCCAAGGAGAAGGTGGAAGAGGCCCTGGCCCACCTGCCGCAGGTGCCTGGATGA
- a CDS encoding sulfurtransferase TusA family protein, which produces METIKADRVVDTRGLLCPMPVVKAKLALEEMKPGQVAKVLATDPGSRMDFPAWCNETGNKLLRAEEEGKGLYTFFIQKAREV; this is translated from the coding sequence ATGGAGACCATAAAGGCCGATAGAGTAGTCGATACCAGGGGCCTTCTCTGCCCTATGCCGGTGGTCAAGGCCAAGCTGGCCCTTGAAGAGATGAAACCTGGCCAGGTGGCTAAAGTCCTGGCCACGGACCCCGGCTCCAGGATGGACTTCCCGGCCTGGTGCAATGAGACAGGGAACAAGCTCCTCCGGGCCGAGGAAGAAGGGAAGGGCCTCTACACCTTTTTTATTCAGAAAGCCCGGGAGGTCTAG
- a CDS encoding DNA double-strand break repair nuclease NurA yields the protein MGLDLGQVVPQIEEMASRLKDGWKEAEVRLALALETLQHHQGAWQGLGEKCQSARTTWLVAGLVEGLGESHPLPPLPSQFSVLGVDGSQIALDRHMPVRCYLINGGLARLHYGREPSAGLVRRARLFSREEDLVMPDPSGLRAEPVEGALLAARRWLEEVAFLAEALNEEGPFPVLALLDGSLVLWGLAGQACPEFVRQAFLERGLVPILDGMEAMARKGPLALASYISLPRSTDVVNALRVALCPYEPPDCDRHCRGKKDRECNGVAGVEDRALFAPLLKAGERSPLFLTRSSVVEEHYGRHQVFFFYLKGEEEMARVEVPSWVVQRKELVDLAHALVFDQVRRGGGYPVALVEAHEQAVVSAQDREAFWSLVGEVVGYLPSAASQKNQSKRTRWV from the coding sequence ATGGGCCTGGACCTGGGCCAGGTGGTTCCCCAAATAGAGGAAATGGCCTCCCGGCTCAAGGATGGCTGGAAGGAGGCCGAAGTCCGTCTGGCTCTGGCCCTGGAGACCCTCCAGCACCACCAGGGGGCCTGGCAGGGGCTGGGGGAGAAATGCCAGTCCGCCCGGACCACCTGGCTGGTGGCCGGGCTGGTGGAGGGGCTGGGGGAGTCCCACCCCCTCCCGCCCCTTCCTTCCCAGTTCAGCGTCCTGGGGGTGGACGGCTCCCAAATTGCCCTTGACCGGCATATGCCGGTGCGCTGCTACCTCATCAACGGGGGCTTGGCCCGCCTGCACTACGGCCGGGAACCCTCCGCCGGGCTTGTCCGGAGGGCCAGGCTTTTCTCCCGGGAGGAGGACCTGGTTATGCCCGACCCCTCGGGCCTGAGGGCCGAGCCTGTGGAAGGGGCCCTCCTGGCGGCCAGGAGGTGGCTGGAGGAGGTGGCCTTCCTGGCGGAGGCCCTGAATGAGGAGGGGCCTTTTCCCGTCCTGGCCCTCCTGGACGGCTCCCTGGTGCTGTGGGGCCTGGCGGGGCAGGCCTGCCCCGAGTTTGTCCGCCAGGCCTTCCTGGAGAGGGGCCTGGTCCCAATTCTGGACGGGATGGAGGCCATGGCCCGGAAAGGCCCCCTGGCCCTGGCCAGCTACATCAGCCTCCCCCGCTCCACCGATGTGGTGAATGCCCTTAGGGTGGCCCTCTGCCCCTATGAGCCCCCCGACTGCGACCGCCACTGCCGGGGAAAGAAGGACAGGGAGTGTAATGGGGTAGCCGGGGTGGAGGACAGGGCCCTCTTTGCCCCCCTCCTGAAAGCGGGTGAGCGCTCCCCCCTCTTCCTCACCCGCTCCTCCGTCGTGGAGGAGCACTACGGCCGCCACCAGGTCTTCTTCTTCTATCTGAAGGGGGAGGAGGAGATGGCCAGGGTGGAGGTCCCCTCCTGGGTGGTCCAGAGGAAAGAGCTGGTGGACCTGGCCCATGCCTTGGTCTTTGACCAGGTGAGAAGGGGAGGGGGCTACCCGGTGGCCCTGGTCGAGGCCCATGAGCAGGCGGTGGTCAGCGCCCAGGACCGGGAGGCCTTCTGGTCCCTGGTGGGAGAGGTGGTGGGCTACCTCCCCTCCGCCGCCTCCCAGAAAAACCAGAGCAAACGCACCCGGTGGGTGTAG